The Mercurialis annua linkage group LG8, ddMerAnnu1.2, whole genome shotgun sequence genome window below encodes:
- the LOC126661565 gene encoding S-protein homolog 5-like — MSSFISTKQYYYCLLLLCLLQLAIASRDTTIVYITSNVGKGVDLIVHCKSKNDDLGKHLLHDQETFKFSFVPNIWGSTLFYCGFTWSDQFKWFDIYVESRDACQDCYWKIEPNGPCLQQDPVACFPWNK; from the coding sequence ATGAGTTCTTTCATTAGCACCAAACAGTACTACTACTGTCTCTTGCTTCTTTGTCTACTACAATTAGCCATTGCATCTCGCGACACAACCATTGTTTATATTACAAGCAACGTCGGAAAAGGTGTAGATCTTATAGTGCACTGCAAGTCGAAAAACGATGACCTAGGCAAACACCTTCTGCACGATCaagaaacgtttaaattttcatttgttCCGAATATTTGGGGATCTACATTATTCTATTGCGGATTTACATGGAGTGACCAATTTAAGTGGTTCGATATTTACGTAGAAAGCCGAGATGCCTGCCAAGATTGTTATTGGAAGATTGAACCTAATGGTCCTTGCTTGCAGCAGGATCCAGTCGCATGTTTCCCGTGGAACAAGTAA